Within Sorghum bicolor cultivar BTx623 chromosome 2, Sorghum_bicolor_NCBIv3, whole genome shotgun sequence, the genomic segment TGGTTCACCACGAAACAACACGTACGCTATACCTCTCTATAAAGACTActctgagagagagagaatctCCTGCCCGATCTTTTCAAAGAAAGTGATAGCCCTTTCCAGGAGCAAGTGCCACCTTGTCGACCACTCTTGTGTCTACTACATAGAAGGTCGTGCGCTCCCGAGTAATCTCCAAATTAAGCACTGGCATATATTCGTGCACCCGGCCCCTACTCCATGCAAGCTTTCAGTGGGGCTGAATGAAAGACAGCAAAAAACAAAAGGGGCATCAACATCAGAAAATATAAAGGCCCACTTTGGAACAGAAGAAAAATAGAGGAATTATGAAGGATTGAAATCCTATAGAAACATTCCCTTTGAAGTAAATTTGTAGtcccttcatcccaaattgtaagtcattctaagaattttagagagtcaaacttttctaagtttgaccaactttatatgataaaataattattattatgataccaaataagtatcattaaattctttcttaattatattttcatagtatactcactttttAAGTTACAATTCttaatatttctctctataattttggtcaaacgtaaaaatgctttgactctccaagattcttagaatgacttacaatttgggatgaagggagtaATATATAAAAGTATTGACATCTATACTAACAAATACTCCCACAGTCTAAAAAAGAACAAAATTGTAGCTTAGTACCACCAAGTCAAAGTATCTTAAGTAAACCAATTGTATATATAAATTATTATTGATAAGgtattataatatataatagaTATCATGAGATTTTTTATgagatatattttcataatatacttatttgGTGCCGTATATATTATATCTAGACAAACTTTAGGTACGTTTGTTTTTAAGACAGAGGTAGTAAGTATTATTGATTAattgtagaatattttcatataaatctatttggagacataagTGTGGACACTTTTTTAATATAAATTCAGttaaactttttttttacttGGTTCAAATACAGAATTGCACTTCTTTAGTTGAGGACAGATGCACTAGTCCTTCAGTAGTCCTGCAGTTGACACACGGTCCCCCTTTGGTGTACACGAGTAAGCGCATGACACAGTGGTACTCCCTACCCTGTTCATCATCAGCAGCCATATAGGAGTATATATGCATCTTTCCCCGAAAGAAAAACAAAGTTGGAGCAGGTGGTTTACATCCATAGCCGGTCTGCCTCAGAAAGCACCCctacccggccggccggccggccggcgaacCCCACCGCCACCGGCGTTGCGCGCCTGCTTTGCTACCCCCTATATATTACTCCTAGGTCTCTCTCTCGAGACACGCACCCCTGCTTACTTAACACCCCAGCGCTGGTGCCTTGCCCTGTGGTCCTCGCTCCGTCCTTAATCCACTTCTCCTGCTGCCTGCCCAGCACCACACCACACCATCCCGTCTCCTCTCCCCGGCCAGCctccctctctctttctctgTCCTCAGTCCTCCTCTCACGCTTGACAAGGAGAGAGAAAGGTGTAGCAGCAGCTAGCTGATCCGGCCGGGAGCGCAGGCAAAGGATGGAGGAATACGACGGGCTCTTTCCTTCCGCCTACGTGGACTCCTCCTCATCCCTCCTGGTGCCCAACGGTGCGTACTCGTACATTCGAATTCTCTTTCTCTCAGCTGCAGCTGTAGGCTCTGTAGCTACTTCTTCATCTCTGCAAATGCAACTGTAGCTCATCATCAGTACCAGCTAGCCTTGCAcctgctgcatgcatgcatggcaatTGATGTATTCTACTGTGCGATGTGCAGGCACGGCGCAGGGGGAGAGGCCGAGAGCGCGGCGCAGGAGGCGTCGAGCaccgaggtgcggcggcggcggcgacctggACGGGGGAGGGGACCCCAAGAAGCGGCGGCTGAGCGACGAGCAGGTAGAGATGCTGGAACTGAGCTTCCGGGAGGAGCGGAAGCTGGAGACCGGCCGGAAGGTGCACCTGGCCGCCGAGCTCGGCCTCGACCCCAAGCAGGTCGCCGTCTGGTTCCAGAACCGCCGCGCCCGCCACAAGAGCAAGCTGCTCGAGGAGGAGTTCGCCAAGCTCAAGCAGGCACACGACGCCGCCATCCTCCACAAATGCCACCTTGAGAACGAGGTACATACCTGCCCCCACCACACATGCATGTCCTCCTCCTAACTCTTTTTAATTGTCTGAGCTCGTATATCCTCTCGTCTGTTCATGTCCATGGATTGACGGTGGCGTTGCAGTATACACTGAGCATTTCGTGGGTGGGTACATATGCATGGCTGGCAGGTGATGAGGCTGAAGGAGAGGCTGGTGCTCGCCGAGGAGGAGCTGACGCGTTTCAGATCCGCGGGGAGCCACGCCGTCTCCGGTGACGGCGGAGACATCATGGGCCGTGCCGTCTGCAGCGGGAGCCCGAGCTCATCGTTCTCGACAGGCACCTGCCACCAGCCGGgcgtcgacgtcggcggcggcgatcACCTGGGGGACGACGACCAGCTGCTCTACGTTCCTGACTATGCCTACGCTGACAACAGCGTGGTCGAGTGGTTTAGCCTGTATGGACTGATGTAAGCGAAGTGATCATCAGTGATCGATGGTATGCCATCGATCGGCAGATTCATTCTAGCAGCTAGCTACTCATCGTAGTGTGTCATTGCTGTGCTGAATTGCTGATTTCTAAGTGCGTGTGCTTAATCATATGTACATAAATCAAGTTGTTAATTAGTGGCAAAATATAGCCAGCTACCAGCAACTAGTACTTGAATTCAGATGTCTGTTACTATACTGCGTGCTACCCACATTggaatctttttttttcccccttCACTACTATATATAGTCTTTCGTGAGCTGATGAGCAAGTACTATGCATGTGCTAGCTGACAATCACATCCTTGCTACGTGGGAAGGTAACATTtgaacaaaaaaatatatattcaaATAGTATACATACAATTTCGAGGTTCATGTCGAACGGAATTCATACAGTCTAGGGTCAAGTGGATGTAAAAAGTTTTGCTATATCAAACCTTTTCACCTTTTTATTCTTCATAAATACTTTCTCTGTTCCAAATTGCAAAtcattttgtttttttctagATGTATAGCTTACTGAGATTATTTTGGTGTAATTGCTAGGTAGAATTGGTTTAGCTAAAAATTTAGGAGTGGAGAAACAATATTTCACATGATTCTTGCAACGCATTTAATCTAGGTGTGGAACTAAACAATCCATTTTTTCACTCGGATTAAAAAtccgaagatatatatataaaccatTCATTAATGTGCTCATCTGGAAATCACTATTCTACTTATATGATGTACAGTTACTTTTACTGCTTTTAGTTTGATCCCCTACAATTTCAAAGTCCACTTGACCAATTGACCCCAATGCCCCTCCATCCCGACATATGTGCATATCTATCTATGTACATGGACATATGTGATTGCACTATAAGTTCTCAGAAAAGTTTGTGTCATATGCCTTCCACTAAATAAGCAAGAAAGAAGAGATGTCAATAATATAAGAATTAAGAAATTGCATCATCGTTAGCACGTACTCCTGTTGGCTACCTCGTGATGAAATTACAAATGTGCCTGTGACAGTCCACGCAGATGTGTTTGTTTTATTAATTGTGTGCGCTGATTAATGAATGAGGTCATACTTCTCACAGAAATTATACCAAAGCTGTCGGTGCGGGCGAGGGAGTATGAACTTGGCTTCAGAACCATTTTCATAATATTATattttaccttttgaaattttCTCTCATTTCTATGATGGCAAGGTACAATTCACATTGACTCTAAAGGTCAAAGCCCAATTTTAGGGGAAAGACTCTTTCTCCACTGGACATAGTACCAATCTATGTGAAAAAAGATATGCAAATAGAAAATTTCCCCATCTTTATTTGTTTCACCGTGTGTTCCTAGACTTTTCTCCTATTTTTATCTGGATCCATAAACAAAGTGAAATCTGTGTCCTTCAACTTTTCAGGTAGTTCGTTCAAAGTTTCACTCTAGGTCATAGTGATGTAGAGTGAACTTGGAATGAACCAATTGAAAAATTGAAGTACCCAAAATTGCCACTTCGACAGTTCGTGGACCTGGATGAGAATGAAAAGTTAAGAACCCAAGGAACATTTCACCCTTTATTTATCACTAATATATAAGGATGACAACTTCCTGTATTAAAAAACAAATAAGAATATTGATGTCATCTTGTTCATTCTGAGGCCTTATTATAATGTGCATATAACTCTAATCCAGCAAGGACTATTGAACAGGTGTGTAAAAACAAAAACCTTGCAACCACTACAATACAattggataaaaaaatattttacccATTGCATTagatttgtttttattttttcaaaaatagcaACAAAGAGCATATTTACTAACACTAGTACAGAAAACTTAATGGTGATGGGCATGTTGGATTAATGGAGTCAGGTCTTGCAACCATCTCCAATTAAAGGTCATGGTTCATCTGTGATTAACAGAGGCAGTTGCTTTTTCCCGCCTCCATAAAtcaaaatataataataataataataataataataataataataataataataataataataataataataataataataataataataataataataataataataataataataataataataataataataataataataataataataataataataataataaatgagaCCAATGCCAGCCCATATGAGCCAGATCTCGCTGCCGTCATCCTGTATCCGCCGACGTCGAGCACCTGGAGGAGCGTAGGAGCACCGTTGGGGAAGAGGAGGGGTCCGGATCCGCCATCAAGGAGGAGCAGGGGGCGGATCCGCTgctgaggagaagaaggagggcGGATCCATCTAGGGGGTCGTCTCCACTGCAGCTCGTTAGATCTGCCGTCGAGGACCTCCTCCTAGCCAGATTTGCCGCTGGTGACCTCTTCCTTGCCGGATCCACCATGGAGGAcctcctccttgatgaatctacTTCCGCGGACCTCCACCTCATCGGATGGAGCCCTCATCAAGGGCTGAGCATTGTTGTGGCctcgtgctgctgctgctgctgctgctgctgctactactactactactattattATTTAGAAAggctcttagagatgctcttaaaAGAAATCGTTTACTAGTGTAAGAGTGGtcgtatttttttcttattCAAGGAAAAAGACGATGATCAATGAAACTTGATGACTAGCTTCCACatacataaatatatatatgtgatggcatatattttaaaatatgagaaaatttatATGGAAATAGTTCTATGTGTTTAGAAAATTATAAACCTTTTGAACTTAAAACTGGGCGAAATAGATATGTGTTTCATTGCGCTTCTATCTTATATGTTTCTTGCAGATCGACTTCTATATTTCCGTTGTGATAATAATGAAAATGGGGTCGTGCTCCAACACCGGTAACCGCAGAAAAAAGCTACACGATACTGACGCAATGCAATAGATGAAGCAAATCCAGTATTCCACCAAACCCCGTCACAACTCACAAATCAAAGGCCCGGAAAAGATACGCTGGCGACAACGATCCATCCGACCAGGAATGAACCGCCACGATTACGAAATATGCCACCTTTTCCACAAGGTGACATGTCACTCATCCACCCAACTGACCTGGAATCGACGTCACCCAGCGCGCGCGCAAAGCTCAAGATCGCCGCCCCGGCCGGCCGTGCGCCGTCGTCACATCACAGCGTAtccttgtcgtcgtcgtcgtcgtcttggGTGGGCCAGTGTTAATCCAGCGCCATCATTCATCTTTTCGTGGGCGTAATTAAATCTGTCCGTCGTCCCATACACACAACACACTCTCGCCATCAAACGGCCGGCCGGGTCCAAATATTCAGTCGGAGCAGCCCCCGCCGGCCGGATAGAGACGCGCTGCAGGTCGTCGCGACCTTCGCGAAACTTGGATCGATCAGTATCGAGAAAGAAGGCATCTATTCCCAGTGCGATCGATATGCCGATATGCATGGGTAGCGTGCAACTCGTCGCGGTCGCGGTGCAGTCAAAAGTCGAGTCGAGTCCGATCCCCACGGGGGACGGCGATGAAACCCTCGATCGGCGGCGGCCACGTACGCCGAACCTGAGATGAGGCCGCAGCAGCGCCATTTTGGGCTTGGCGCCGCGCCCAGCGATCGACACCCGCGCGAGCGCGCGGGTCCAAAACCAGCGAACGCATGCACCGAACCGGCTGACGAGGACGTCCGCGTCCACCCGCGCAGGTGGAGCCCATTCTCCCCTCGATCATCAGCGGATAAGGGCACAAGGCCACGATGGACGGACGCGACGGGCGACACAAAGCGGCCGGCCGGGCAGGGCAGGCACCAGGACCAGGCGGCAAGGCCCTGTGGCGTGCGCGTGCAGGTGCAGCGAGCGACGTACGCATGGGCGAGCGGAAAGCCAGAAAGCCTGGGCTTGGCGCGCGGCTTTGCGCGTGCACGGGCCGCACCGGATGCATGCCAGCGGCGACCTAGGCGCCTATAGTACCATCGGACGCAGCGCCCACCGGTGGAGGGCTATGAGCTAGGACGCCGGGGGAGCCAGCTGTCGACCCGCCACTGCGCGTCGTCCGTCCTCCGGCCGCGGCCTCACTCGTGTCGATCGCGCGCAGGCACCCTACGCTAGGATGAATGATGGCACTCGCGACGGACGGACGACGACGTATCGGCCGACCGGTCGGGGTCGGGGGCCGCGCGCGAGTGCGGGCCGCCGGACGGCCGCATGTGCAGGGCAGAGGGCTAGGGGACGAAAAGGCGGCTCCGTCCATCGGCCTCCAGCCCTCCACCGGCGGCGGCTGGGACTGTTCCCTGGGGACCCCTACGCTCTGCGACCTGCCGTGATCAGATCAGCCACCAGCGTCCAGCAGATGAGCTGTAGTACGTGACGCCTGGACGCTCAGGTGCTGAAGTGGGCACCGCCGCCGGACCTGACCTTTCGAACCCGCCGTCCCAGGACCTGGAGCAGGATAGCCTTATCCGAACAGTATGTGCGCGCGCGGTGTCGACGGCCCGCCGGCTGCGCGCCCCACCACGGGGAGACTCGGAGCCCTCCTCTGCTGCCGATGATACAGGAGATGCCCTATGACTTGTCAAGAAATAGCGCACGCATGCTTGCATGCACTGTCGCATGCACCGCGCGCTGCGTCCGCCTAGCTAGGTAGACGCCACACGGCCAGTGTAGCGAGCGGCGGCGAGACTCGTCTCTATCAACAGCAAACAGACAGAGCACATGCATGGCGATGGCGCCGCGCGCGATCCTGGGACGTCGGTTTCCCTCTGCTATTGCCTAGGAGTAGCTCCTTGCGTGCACTCTCTGTCCATCCCCGAGCGTGAGCGTCCGATCGGCTCCGTCGGCGCTGAGGACTGGTTGGTGCGAAGCGATCGATGGCGTGGTCGTGAGTCGTGACACGACAAGGAGATGGTCGCCCAAGTGTAAGGCTCGGCCGTGCGGGCCGCGGGCTAGCTCGAGGGTCGAGCCTACGCCGCGCTACAATGCCCTCCGGGGTCCGGCCGGCATATTCGTCCATGGATCTTGGAGGGGGTCttgggacttgtttagttcatcccgaaaatcaaaattttttcaagattcttcgttacattaaattttacggtatatgcatgaagtactaataaatatagataaaaataaaaactaattacacagtttacctgtaaatcgtgagatgaatcttttaaacctagttactccctgattggacaatgtttgtcaaatactccctccgtccacgaaagagccaatttctaaagttgtcctaagtcaaactttttaaactttgaccaaatttctagaaaaaatgctaagatctatagtatcaaattagtatcattagattcatcatagaatatattttgatataatgtgcattttatattatCGATGttgttattcttttctataaagttagtcaaactttaaaaagtttgactggcacggatcctagaaattaattctttcgtggacggagggagtaaagacgaaagtgctacagttccgaaaaccaaaatattttcgtaactaaacaaggccttgatgatGGGGCAGCCGGAATTGTTGGACGTCCACACGAAGCCTACCGGCCTGTAGCATCTTGAGACCACATATACGTTCTGACTCATGCCAATTGCCAACATGTGGCATGCAGTACCACGCCACTAAATGTCACTTGCAGGGAACGGAGATGAATAGTCGTGCCCCGGCTCGCTTCAGAAATTTTTTGCAGGGATTATTGGATCTTTGGGCCCTAGCGAAGTCGTGATGGGAACGCCCCATCACTCGTGCAAACTACGTGAAACAGAATGGCTTCTTCCATGCAAATTTCTGGACCAATGGAATGAAACAAGTATCATCCTACTTTCTCGGGAAAAAAGACATTCTTTCCTAGTAACATAGGTgatgtatatgtatatactaCACTTACTTTTGATGAACACCTGCATGTCATTTGTTTATTTAGCCTAAAATTAATAAAAGTAAAAAGGGCCGCGGGAAGGGTCAGCCGAAAATTTGGTTTGTGCTAATGGAGCTACTTGTCCATATATCTATGGGCTGCCAATAGGTCTTTAGAAGTCAAATGGGCCGATTTGTCCCCATGCACAGAAGTCCAATGGGGTCAGATTTATCGAGTGTTTCTCTACGTCTTCTAGGTTTCTTTGGCCcagaagtatatatatatatatatatatatatatatatatatatatatatatatatatatatatatatatatatatatatatatatatatatatatatatatatatatatatatatatatatatatatatatatatatatatatatatatatatatatatatatgagcagAATTCAGTATCGTTGAGCAGATTTCAGTATCGTTCAGTATCtgtgtttcagtattgttcagtatttcgtggtcctgAGTGTAGTATTAGATGATACTGAACGCGTttcagtactgctcagtattttttctactcggATTtggcttgcggtgtagaataatagtctacacctagagtgtagaatagcgctgccatatatatatatatatatatatatatatatatatatatatatatatatatatatatatatatatatatatataagcttcTTTGGTCTAAAAAATgaacaaaaaataaaataaaattaaaccctttttaaatttaatctaCACTAAAATCCTCTAGTACTTAAAAAACAAAgaagtaaaaaaataaaatgactGAAAACAGACTTTTGAACCggctagagaaataattaatataCGTACTCCTATATCTATGGTAGTAGTTGTCAGCTAATGTCGTCAGGTTACGAAAATGGCCCAATAGATATGCAAACAAGCATATATAGGAGAGACCATGTATATCCTTCTCAACAATGCACATTTTGACATGCTATTGGCACAACATAACCAAGGTTCGTATGATAGACCATATGTATGCATAAGTctatgccttgtttagatgtgaaatttttttggatttcgctactgtagcactttcgtttgtttgtggcaaatattgtccaatcatagactaactcgggtcaaaagatttatctcgcgatttacagacaaactgtgtaattagtttttgtttttgtctacatttaatgctttatgcatgtgtcgcaagattcgatatgatagggaatcttgaaaactttttggttttcggggtgaactaaacaaggccatatgtCTTTTTTTCCTTCACACACTTTGCCTTGCCACGTCGTCACAAATAGTCACATATATTTATGAGATACCATATTTGTTTGCCAAATTGTTGAGCCTTGATTCTCAAACATTCATTCAATAAAAGGATAACCCAAATATTTATGTAAGATCATTAAATTCTTGCTCAACACTCAATTGACTTATTAGACATTTAATCATACAGTCATTCAATTCATAAAAAAACACTAAAGAGATAGATGCACTTTTAGGCATCTCCTactctcctacaactaaaaagaacaaaaagaagataATTTTTTCGTGCAACTTTTGTTTGGTGTAACCTTAACCTCTTCTTGCGACCCCGCATGCAGCTCTAAAAGGAACAAAAAAATGCGTACAAACGAAAAAGGAATCCGACACCACGGCATGCGTAGATCAGTTCAGCTTCAAAAGGAAACCAAAATAATGTGTACGCACCAGACATGCGCCCGCGATGCCTCCTGTTGTTTCCTAAAAAAACCTAGGATACATGCAAACCCTCCTAGCAAATCACCGTCTCCTTTCCAAATAAAACCGGCTCAGAATCTTTTTCATTTGGAAGCAAACAAACACCGCTATtccatgaagaagaagaagaagaagaagaaggagaagaagaagaagaggaagtcTGGTCTCATGCGATCGCTATTAGCGCCTCCCACGACCCAGCACGCGTGAAAAAAAAGTGCCTTTGCTATGACTGCTCGACAGCGATCTCCTCCAAGCCGCCACTACCGCCACCAAGTCTGATCCCTGCGATCCGCTACCCCAATCCTCCGACACCCTATGGCAACTCGACGACATCGATCTGCTACTCCAGGCCAACGACGCTGTTGACAGGGTCAGCATTCATCGACCCTCGCCTCCCTCGCGATTTGCATCCCGGCCAAACAACGTCTGTCTCCCTCATGATCTGCACATTGGTCAAACTGTATACATGACACGGCAAGTCATGCTAAAAATTGCCAAAATCCTATCTATTGTGATAGCAGTTATAATGCACGATTAAATCTTTATATGAACTAATAATAGAACCATGCATTTGGctctaaaaatagaaaatagtgTTAATCATGATTTACTTTGAAAATAAGATGGGTTTTGtttcaagaaaaaaataaattttagcaTTGTACTCCTTTTGAAGTGTCCATTTGAAACAAATTGAGTGATACCAATAATGAGAAGACGATTTGAAGTACCCCACTATAGTATAATGCAACTATGCAACGGAATGCATATTTTCATTGTTACAGCATTGTCAAACTGCTAGCCTATTTACTTGCACTTCATTGAGAAGTTTTCGATATGTTTTGATCAGCTGCTTTCCAATTAGATCACTATCAACAGTGACTTGTTCAGAGTCTGACTTCACTATGTAATTAGAGATGTAGTAGTCCATCAGAGGCCTGTATGAGCTGTGGCAGGAATCATTAATGCCAATTATGTGCACTTCTATGTTGGCCCGCATGAGATGTGGCAAGAATCATTAGCGCCAATTCTGTGCAGTTCCATATGGTCAAATTTACTTATATATGATTTCACTACGGCCATCTC encodes:
- the LOC8078955 gene encoding homeobox-leucine zipper protein HOX14, giving the protein MEEYDGLFPSAYVDSSSSLLVPNGTAQGERPRARRRRRRAPRCGGGGDLDGGGDPKKRRLSDEQVEMLELSFREERKLETGRKVHLAAELGLDPKQVAVWFQNRRARHKSKLLEEEFAKLKQAHDAAILHKCHLENEVMRLKERLVLAEEELTRFRSAGSHAVSGDGGDIMGRAVCSGSPSSSFSTGTCHQPGVDVGGGDHLGDDDQLLYVPDYAYADNSVVEWFSLYGLM